The segment aataataaagaaaaatttacaaaataaaacttaaaaaaaaaaattagaaattttaaattaatacttttttaaaatattcgagtttttacaaaaattgtattaccatttttgagatttttaattttttttattattctctgtttaaaatttcatcaaaattattttttttttattttaaatttttaataattattttaaattaaaattaattaattccaatcaaaaatttttaaaaaaattcttaaattgtagaaaatatttaatgaagagtaatttacaaaaaaaaaataaattaatttttaaaaaattttgttttcgattctcattttttttttaaataatttttgattgtgaaatcatcattatttttttttaatttttccaattttaaatttttttaaataattaaataaatgaattaaaaaaataaaatgaatttttataaatattaataaatcctaaataaaatttaaataaataattaatatttttaaaaaaataattttaaaaaatttatatttttttaatctatttaaattttttaattaaaaatataaaaatatttgaaatttttttaaattatttcaaaattattaattttagttaaattaaattattttttttttattatttttaatttattataattttataatttgatttttttttagattttcattttttttcatcatcgttaaatattttttttatattttttttttatttttctaatatttaacaattttttaaataattaaactaattaaaaaaaaaataaatctaatgtaataaatttttttaaatttttaaattttttttgcttcataaaATGCGCTTATTCTATGATGATGTGAAACAtccttattttataaataaagaggaaaaaaaaaatgcgcttatataatttaaattaattcacaaaacattttttatttataaaaaatatcaagtatTCAAATGCATGTCACTTCTAAACTTTAAAGTAGACTTCATACATCTTACCATTAATTATCATTAAGTAAACATGCAAAACTGCAACTGCATAAGGTGTTTTTGAAGTATGACATGACAAAACTGTGCTTTTGCCTCAATGCGAGGTGAAGGACGCCATTCATTGGTACTTaatcaagattttttcttttgtttaattctaaaatcttGACACAActtaataatagaaaaaattccgatgatatcataaatttatttgtttataaataaataacctaaaataacaaaaaataaaaaaaaattgtgacgcacctttgtaacaaaaaaaaatctccccaTTTACGGACCGAAtgtcatcaaaatattaaacttgatttttggttgaaatttttggattgtctacaaaattttcaagttcaaaatcaacatttttatgtaaaaataaaaatattggatgCAATAATTCTGAAAAACTAGTTTGTCAAGTGTTATAGTAGTTACAACTTTGTAACCATTCAAAGATtggtgaattgaaaaattgttaaaaagccAAGTAGAGTTGAATATTGGTGTAggttacaattttattacacatttgtacgaaaaaaaaaaataaaaacaagttaatgtattattcaattaattactgTGGATTATTAGACCAAggtcatgtaaaaaaattacaattgacGTCTTTGGTgcagatttaatttttgccgaGAGTGTCTCGGAATTAGTCAGCTGTCTCGTTAACGAAAATGTGTACAAAGAATTTtaactttcatttttaatttcggcATCGCACGAGTGTGTCAAGTTGTTGGTAGTTTACAAGTTTTGACATGAGGATGTAAATTACggaattttgtaaagaaatgcAATTCTGGcgtaaattatgaaattttattgccgTTCAATGAGTTTATGATGATGGAAGAGAAAAAAGGGCAATCAATTTCTTTctcatcaatttatttttggataattttaaaaaatatttttttttttaattaaatatttttaagacgaATCTACGAGTTTcagaatttagttttaaattaaatttaattattaattaaattaaataaaaaaaataattaaattaaataataaaaaataaataaatttaaattaaataattatttattaaattaaataaaataattatttattaaattaaataaattaattatttaataatttaaattattaaatttaataaataaaattaattaaattaaattaaatttaaaaaatttcgaattaaaaatttttaatctattaaaaaaaactaaaattattcaaaataattttttatcgaaaaatattattttatttcaatatttgagattttaaacGTTGTCCAAGGTCAAAATTagctaattttttgagtttgttAGAAAGCTTTAAttctaaaagaagaaaatctctataaaaggaaaaaaatccaattaaaataattattgaaaaaaaaagaaaatttttcgataaataaatttttgtcttctaaatattttttttttcaaaaataaaaaattgaaattcttcagcttttataaatttaaaataaaaaaaaacaaaagacgatgaaaaaaaaattaaaaaaaaaagttttcgatttccttcaaaaaattaggaaggaagtaaaatttcattaattaaaaaatttgccaaaaattggaaattcaaaaagtgaaggaaaaatatttttttcgccttctcattttcaattgaaaaaaactcataaatttacaaaaataaattatttcgttgaaaaatcattcaatCACATCAGAAGTAACCTTTGGCTGTCTTGTCTCACCGAAACTCCGCTGAataccgagaaaaaaaactattgctcaagaaaattttgaccatACGTGTTTGATTGAATGCACACACATTGCGAGATAAAGAAACAACGTCGTCGACAACGAAAAGAAAAGTACATACAAAGTCTTAGAGAGAAggccaacaaaaatttttcggcaTACGATGTTCATACCTCAACGAACAAGCGAACAAccaaaaagacacaaaaatcgtAAGAGggtactcgaaaaaaaaatattgtgatgTAATTATCGCCGACCGACAACCAGTTTCATTGCTCGTTACTGCCTTGTTGCATTCaatggcgaaaaaaatgtcgGTAAAGAGTTTTTTCCCTCTTTCTCGAGGTACCGTGACTcagaagagaaagaaaaagagtCTGACCTGATTTGTTgctctctcaaaaaaatatttttcgaactgGCTTCAAATCATCACCAAAATAATAaaccacaaatatttttcgggTTATTTTGCTGCCACACTTGTCGTACCGGAGTGCGTGCCGTAACGCAAGACGTAAAATTTTCGCAGACACCAAGCATTTGTAGTTTAGTCTTTGGAACGGCAACATCGTTCGTCGTTCAGGTGCGCGCgagtgatatttatttattaaatactgacaaaaaaaaacagacaaagtaagcacgaaacaaaaattaattatttaaataagaaaaacaaatttatgctctttttaattttttttttaagaagaagcgataaaaaaagtaaatattaaaaaaaaatcgatcgagtgtttgttcaaaaaatttataaagagtATTGAATAACCGAAAAACGAAAATCGACGTGGTCCAAATTTAGTGCAAGAGCGTGCAAGTGACATAACTCgtatttacctttttattttattaaacgtaaataaaaaagaaattgaaataaaattatttgtggatttttcgtgaattaaaaaaaaaaataaaacaattgagATCAACGTGaacaaagttattaaaaaaaataataaataaaatttttatcaaaaatgttgcaaaaatgtggttttttgaattattttacatgGGAGTGTCccttttattgatatttaaaaaaaaaaagaataaattcaagtttttaaaaaaaagaactttaaaaaaggaggaaaaaatccattaatatGTCAATGACTTCGAtgcattttgtataaaaaaatgacaaaaaaaataacaataaaaaatatttttttttgtgaattggattttttttgtacaagtttgtgaaaagttattaaatttatatttatttgatattcttgaataaataaataacggaaaaaaatttctttgccaaaaggtcaaaaaatgcatgaacTTCAcgtaatattcaaattttaattgaattaataattatatttaataatttccaaaaattcaagttctattgatttttttctttaaaataaaattaaaagttaattaaaccTCTAACTGAACGGTTCAAACCTtggattcaaaaaatttagacaaatcaaagaaagtatttttttaatttttaaaaaagtgttgaaaatcaaaaaaattaaaaaatgcaaaaaaatgcgcaaaaattaacaaagctTATACAACGATCCattcatagattttttttttgaaaaaaatttgacaatctCTTGTTGACAATATCGACTATTACACAAGTTACgaatttttagcgaaaaaatttacataaacatAAAATCACACAACCTGTTCATCAGCATAATTTCAcgtcttttttttcggataaaTTATCTAATTTTGCTGTATCAGATCcgttattgacaaaaaagatCACGTCGTAGAGAACACGCGTGGTATCAAATAGAGTTGCAATGCATTTTCAAGGTGAATTACCCGGTTTCTGTGTGCGTGCCATAATTTAAACACTAAACAAGTTCTCAACTAAAAAGGGCTCTATTACGTAATAATATTTACGGATTACTGGTTATCGAACTCCGTATAGCATTGAAAATCGAACCTTTAGTTCACCTTTCAATGTGCgcttttatgataattttgtcAAAGGTTTCGTAATGTCGCATTGTTAGCTGAATTCTATGTGTATGTATGTCATTTATCAATTACACGAGGTGCTTTGGAATGACTTGCGAGATTTTCTCTTTTGAGATTTTCGAGAAGTTTCGTAATTAATCTTGCCTCTTTTTTCTTGCTGTAATAAAGAGGCTTTgtgtagttttaaaaaaaaagttgagacgAATTTTGAACTCTCTTCATGGTCATGCAAAGACATCACGCAACAAAAGAGGTTAAACATccgcgcaaaaaaaatatcgcacTCATCTATCAGAAgtgaagaagtaaaaaaaagtaataaaaaatgagtaatTTGAGGAATCTTCTAGATGAGACGAAAATGTGTTATTAGGCTAaggcaatgaaaaaaagtgttacgCCGTTAGttctttttaaaagctttctcAAGTTGTTTctgtttgaagatttttaactgAGGAAGTTAACTTTCCTCAACTGAGTttcaagttaataaaatttcagtttaaagaaaaaatatttgtggtaattaaaaattagtctgTGAGTGCCATAAACCATGGATATTTGAATTCATGAGCCCATAAGAATTAATGTTTTGCATATCAAACGTTCGAAAGTCATATCGaggtacgattttttttatctccatGATGATAGTAGTCTTGATGGTGTCAGTTATTCACGTTAAAGTTCTTATATGGTTTCTTAACTTTGATTCCCTTGAGTCAATAACAATATAGTTTTCGGCATAGACGTATTGGATGGATCTCCAAGCTTCCAAATCTGCTAATTACATAAATCCACTCAGCGAAGAAATactttaatctttttaatctTCGGCAATATTACTTagtcttgatatttttttacccatatttgtttgtttttatcaacttttgagTAATGAATCTCTTAAGATGGTATTTTGTCAATGTTAGTAATTCGAACATATCAAATAAGCTCAAATATagttttctgaaattaaaaaaaaaataaattaaaaaaatacgtataaaaatataaaattgtaaaaaaaatcttgaagataaaaaaatataaaaaaaaaaaattttttaaatattaaaaaatatattaaaaaaaattaaaagaattttaaaaaaataataaaaaaaacatttaaaaaaaatttaaaaaaaaatatttaaaaaaatatttaaaaaaaaataaaaaaatatttaaaaaaaatatttaaaaaaaaatatttaaaaaaaaatataaaaaaaaaaatatttaaaaaaaaatatttaaaaaaaaaattaaaaaaaatattaaaaaaaatattaaaaaataaaatattaaaaaaaaattgaaaaaatgtatttaatgaagttttaaaaagttcCTTATGGAATATACCTGACCAAATTTTGGAAGATTTTGGGGGATtttgggtaaaatttttttgatcaaatttttttcgctaacattgtgCGCTGTCTCGAGTagataatttttctccatgaaacatatgctcggagacGCATCGTTCTCGAGTTATAAGGTCACAACAGATCTTGCAGAgcaaaaacaatataaattttataaaaaaaattcttataaactTACCCCTTTTGCaacttgaaacattttccaacATTTCATCCGCCTCATTCTAAATGATATTCAAGACACATTTGAATCTCGCGTTACTGCGACATCAAGGGCAAGaaactgtatttttttttgtaaatttttcacctCCGgtcgatttttttacaactttttattaacataaatattaatggctacaataaaagtcaaaacaaaaaaaaaacgcaaacatACCATTGACAATAatgaccaacaaaaaaaaacttacctcgatattaaaaatgcattataaTAACAAAGCATCGACAAGTCTGACAGCTAattgatgaagaagaaaaattacaacaatgaCTCCACAGATAATTTTGATGTCTGCAATTTTAATTTGCGAATGACCTACCTCAACAAAGGTTTTTTTGAGTGTCTGTTAAAGGAGTCAATGGCTCcatatgaattttataaatgaacTCATCGACTGAaacttttgtaactttttcaataaatgtaatttgtgattaaataattatttttaatggataTCTTTTTTCGGAGAATATTGCAAAATATACTGACctgaatgttttttattaatttatcttttttcagaTGGAAACTTTGCGAAACGCATACAACTTTTGGGATGATTTGATGAACAACAAATCAGATCCCCGAACACGAGATTGGCCAATGATGAGTTCACCGCTTCCCACAATCGCCATTTGTTTATCATACGCTTATTTTGTTAAGGTAAGTTCATTGGCTCGTAATCAGAGAGGAAGTAGGGAAAAGTTACCTTGAAAATCCTTGacttttatgcaattttttttctgtacaataCTTCCGATGATTttctgcagtttttttttcgaacgacCTTTAAAGAGTTgtaaaagttataaaagtgAAAGGACATGACTTACCTCAAGGATTTTCTTTTCGGGTTTTTTAACAGgttgttaatattttgtctttttacaGGTTTTAGGTCCCAGATTGATGGAAAATAGAAAGCCATTCCAGTTACGTGGCGTTTTAATTGTTTACAATGCCTTCCAAGTTGTGTTCAGCGCGTGGTTATTCTATGAAGCTTGTATCGCTGGATGGCTTACGGGATATAGCTGGAGATGCCAACCTGTAGATTTCTCAAATAATCCAACAGCATTGAGAGTAAGtcccaaaaatcatttttaaacatttttattgagaattaatgaatttcttaCCTCAAAATAGACTGCATCCGGTTGTTGGTGGTATTATTTCAGTAAATTCACTGAATTCTTCGATACCTTGTTCTTCGTTATGCGCAAACGTTATGATCAAGTTTCGACATTGCACGTGATCCATCACGGAATTATGCCTTTCTCGGTTTGGTGGGGTGTCAAATTCGCTCCCGGAGGTCACAGTTCATTCTTTGGATTCTTAAATACCTTTGTCCATATCGTCATGTATGCTTATTATATGTTAGCTGCGATGGGACCTAAAGTACAAAAGTACCTTtggtggaaaaaatatttgacaatcttacaaatggtaattttttgacattttttttattaaaaaaaaatacttacatgaaatttttttcaggttcaaTTCATCGCTGTATTGATCCATACCTTCCAACTTTGCTTCTGGAACGATTGTAACTACCCAATGGCTTTCGTTTATTTCATCGGAGGACATGCCTTGCTTTTCTTGGTCTTGTTTGCCAACTTTTACAACAAAGCTTACACTCCAAAACCcgtaagtaacaaaaaaatttttattttttaaaagaaaaaaattaaaattattttttttcttttaaagaaaaaggaCAAAGACGGTCAAACAGTTCAAAATGGCACAAAAGCTGCAGTTGCCAATGGAAAAGCTGCCAATGGACACACTTACACAAATGGCAAAAGCTCCTTCTACAAATCCATTCATCCGCTGGAAACCAGTTACTCTTCCACTCGGCAACGAGTCTTCGTTGAAACGAGTAATAAATAAGTTCATTTCACTCAAAAACTTATCCTGTAAATAcacaaataagaaaaaaaacgcgagcttagaaattaaaaaaaaatcaattaagtttagtttagttttaaaaatttatttttaatttttttaaatattttttttttttgaacaagacactcatgaaattttctttaaaataattttcttttgtcaaattcatcaaaatggttgtgaataataattgctcaaattcaaatcaaaaaattccaataacTCGAgtgttgatgaaaaatttaaattttaactcaagACTCatgttgtaattaaaaataaattaaaataacgaaaaagaatattttttttttaaattaaggaaTGGTTTTACTTTCTCTTTAAATTTAGCAGAAGACTCATCATTACGtactacaacaaaaaaaaaagtttataattttaaagtagctttaattttataactgattctaatttttaatatgtttataGGTAGATAGCGTTAACTTAGATCatggttcaaaattattttttgtaatctttGATATTATTCTTGATGATGgaataaataaagtatttattcagaaaataaaaaaaaaaaagatttttattatttttaaatttttttcaggttttttactttgaaaggttcaattgaaatttgtgtattttcctttaatttttatatttattaattaattaattatttttttttaactaaataaaaaatattaaatttttaattaaaaaaataaattgattaaaatttaattaatgaaacaaaatttaaaaaaaatatattaattaattcaaaatatttaaattaaataaataatttattttatttttcaatatttcaataatatttttttttaataaataaaaaataaaataaattaattaattaaaattaaaatttttagataaaaaaataatttaattaattaaaaaatatttaattaactaataaattttattttatttaataaatttaaataaataataattattttattttattttttaaataaaaaaaataatttaataattaattttttttataaattaaaatttaaataaaatttaatatgtttaaatttttttaataattaaaaaaaatatttaatcaattgaaatttaatttattaaatgacacaaatcataattttataaatctccatttttcttaaattttattttatgaaaaatacttaaaataaaaaaaaacttctaatatatttaattacttaattcattaaatatttataccaaaatcttaaattgaaatttttaaagaaaaaaaaaaaaaattaaattaatatttcttaaaattttaagaatttaaacattttaatctaatttatcacgaataaagtttataatgtaatttttatctatttttttttattcaaaataaataaataataaaataaataaaaatttaaacaaataatttaaaacaaa is part of the Culicoides brevitarsis isolate CSIRO-B50_1 chromosome 3, AGI_CSIRO_Cbre_v1, whole genome shotgun sequence genome and harbors:
- the LOC134834235 gene encoding very long chain fatty acid elongase 7, with protein sequence METLRNAYNFWDDLMNNKSDPRTRDWPMMSSPLPTIAICLSYAYFVKVLGPRLMENRKPFQLRGVLIVYNAFQVVFSAWLFYEACIAGWLTGYSWRCQPVDFSNNPTALRTASGCWWYYFSKFTEFFDTLFFVMRKRYDQVSTLHVIHHGIMPFSVWWGVKFAPGGHSSFFGFLNTFVHIVMYAYYMLAAMGPKVQKYLWWKKYLTILQMVQFIAVLIHTFQLCFWNDCNYPMAFVYFIGGHALLFLVLFANFYNKAYTPKPKKDKDGQTVQNGTKAAVANGKAANGHTYTNGKSSFYKSIHPLETSYSSTRQRVFVETSNK